One genomic region from Conexibacter woesei DSM 14684 encodes:
- the fabG gene encoding 3-oxoacyl-ACP reductase FabG — protein sequence MGRNPVSQTAEPRRGCALVTGASRGIGAAVARVLAADGWPIGVGYNSGKAEAEAVVAEIEGAGGQAVALGGDIADTAVIDAHFSALEERFGTVLVLVNNAGLRRDGLSPQIKDDDWDAVLDTNLGAAFRTTRRAIPPMLRARHGRIVNIASVVGLRANPGQANYAASKAGLVGMTKTVAAEVARRGVTVNAVAPGLIATDMTADLDGELLKVVPARRTGTPEEVAACVRFLASDDAGYVTGATLTVDGGMSA from the coding sequence ATGGGGAGGAACCCTGTGAGTCAAACCGCTGAACCGCGCAGAGGCTGCGCGCTCGTGACGGGCGCATCGCGCGGAATCGGCGCCGCCGTGGCACGCGTGCTCGCGGCGGACGGCTGGCCGATCGGCGTCGGCTACAACAGCGGCAAGGCCGAGGCCGAGGCGGTCGTGGCCGAGATCGAGGGCGCCGGCGGCCAGGCCGTCGCGCTCGGCGGCGACATCGCCGACACGGCCGTGATCGACGCGCACTTCAGCGCGCTCGAAGAGCGCTTCGGCACCGTGCTGGTACTCGTCAACAACGCGGGGCTGCGGCGCGACGGACTGTCGCCGCAGATCAAGGACGACGACTGGGACGCCGTGCTCGACACGAACCTCGGCGCCGCCTTCCGCACGACGCGGCGGGCGATCCCGCCGATGCTGCGCGCACGCCATGGACGGATCGTGAACATCGCCTCGGTGGTCGGCCTGCGGGCCAACCCCGGCCAGGCGAACTACGCCGCCTCGAAGGCCGGTCTCGTCGGCATGACGAAGACCGTCGCCGCGGAGGTCGCACGCCGCGGCGTGACCGTGAACGCGGTCGCGCCGGGTCTGATCGCGACCGACATGACCGCGGACCTCGACGGCGAACTGCTGAAGGTCGTGCCGGCCCGTCGTACCGGAACACCGGAGGAGGTGGCGGCGTGCGTCCGCTTCCTCGCCTCCGATGACGCCGGCTACGTCACCGGTGCAACGTTGACCGTCGACGGCGGTATGTCCGCCTAG
- a CDS encoding beta-ketoacyl-ACP synthase 3, which translates to MPEQTAPAVQAGMRGPGTPRGAALRSVAAVLPETVVTNEVVAARIGKTDDWIYTRTGIRERRVAQPEERLSDFAAAAGRAALERAGIDAADLDLVLVATMTQDEVTPNAAPLVAHALGADRAGAIDVGAACTSFLSAVAIAAGQVETGRADRVLVIGADFISRITDHESKATAMLFADGAGAVVMTPADPDDADEPGSIGPILLRADAAEPQILYATHEQRTIQMDGHETFKHAVNRMSEVTREAVAAAGLTLDEIDVFAYHQANGRIVRAVGERLELDAAKVVDCIEKTGNMSAASIPFALEAARQDGRLRPGARVLLSAFGAGFTWGGGVIEWGGTL; encoded by the coding sequence ATGCCTGAGCAGACCGCCCCCGCCGTGCAGGCGGGCATGCGCGGACCGGGCACGCCGCGCGGCGCCGCGCTGCGCTCGGTCGCCGCCGTGCTGCCCGAGACCGTCGTCACGAACGAGGTCGTCGCTGCGCGCATCGGCAAGACCGACGACTGGATCTACACCCGCACCGGCATCCGCGAGCGGCGCGTCGCGCAGCCCGAGGAGCGACTGTCGGACTTCGCCGCGGCCGCCGGCCGCGCCGCGCTGGAGCGCGCCGGGATCGACGCCGCCGACCTCGACCTCGTGCTCGTCGCGACGATGACGCAGGACGAGGTGACGCCGAACGCCGCGCCGCTGGTCGCGCACGCGCTCGGCGCCGACCGCGCCGGCGCGATCGACGTCGGCGCCGCCTGCACGTCGTTCCTCTCCGCCGTCGCGATAGCTGCAGGCCAGGTCGAGACCGGCCGCGCCGACCGGGTGCTCGTGATCGGCGCCGACTTCATCAGCCGCATCACCGACCACGAGTCGAAGGCGACGGCGATGCTGTTCGCCGACGGCGCCGGCGCGGTCGTGATGACGCCGGCCGATCCCGACGACGCGGACGAGCCCGGCTCGATCGGCCCGATCCTGCTGCGCGCGGACGCCGCCGAGCCGCAGATCCTCTACGCGACGCACGAGCAGAGAACGATCCAGATGGACGGCCACGAGACGTTCAAGCACGCCGTCAACAGGATGAGCGAGGTCACGCGCGAGGCGGTCGCCGCCGCCGGGCTGACGCTCGACGAGATCGACGTCTTCGCCTACCACCAGGCGAACGGCCGCATCGTGCGCGCGGTCGGCGAGCGGCTGGAGCTGGACGCGGCGAAGGTCGTCGACTGCATCGAGAAGACGGGCAACATGTCCGCCGCCTCCATACCGTTCGCGCTCGAAGCGGCACGGCAGGACGGACGCCTGCGCCCCGGCGCGCGCGTGCTGCTGAGCGCCTTCGGTGCCGGCTTCACCTGGGGCGGCGGCGTGATCGAATGGGGAGGAACCCTGTGA
- a CDS encoding ACP S-malonyltransferase, producing MSKTAVLFPGQGSQTPDMRDAVAARRPDLIERALEVVGDDPFLRVEDGTRFAQPAIYCASIVAWERLRDSGLRADVVAGHSLGEVAALVAAEVISAEDGLTLVATRGRLMQESGERAGDGSMLALLGTGAAERAAQVAEPHGLTVANDNAPNQVVLSGGRAAFGAATATAKGLGLRAVPLPVTGAFHSPYMAEAVPEFTAALAQIEFAQPTTAVVSSVTTQPFDDVAARLADALTMPVRWRETIVALHDGGASRFVETGPGKVLTGLVRRTVTDVEALTAEQLEAANA from the coding sequence GTGAGCAAGACCGCCGTTCTCTTTCCCGGGCAGGGATCCCAGACGCCCGACATGCGCGACGCCGTCGCCGCCCGTCGCCCCGACCTCATCGAGCGTGCGCTCGAGGTCGTCGGCGACGATCCCTTCCTGCGCGTCGAGGACGGCACGCGCTTCGCCCAGCCGGCGATCTACTGCGCCTCCATCGTCGCCTGGGAGCGGCTGCGCGACAGCGGCCTGCGGGCCGACGTCGTCGCCGGCCACTCGCTCGGCGAGGTCGCCGCGCTCGTCGCGGCCGAGGTCATCTCCGCCGAGGACGGCCTCACGCTCGTCGCCACCCGTGGCCGCCTGATGCAGGAGTCCGGCGAGCGCGCCGGCGACGGCTCGATGCTCGCGCTGCTGGGCACCGGCGCCGCCGAGCGCGCCGCGCAGGTCGCCGAGCCGCACGGCCTCACCGTCGCCAACGACAACGCACCCAACCAGGTCGTGCTGTCCGGCGGCAGAGCCGCGTTCGGCGCCGCCACCGCGACCGCCAAGGGCCTCGGCCTGCGCGCCGTCCCGCTGCCCGTCACCGGCGCCTTCCACTCCCCGTACATGGCCGAGGCGGTCCCGGAGTTCACCGCCGCGCTCGCGCAGATCGAGTTCGCGCAGCCGACCACCGCGGTCGTCAGCTCGGTCACGACGCAGCCGTTCGACGACGTCGCCGCGCGGCTCGCCGACGCGCTCACGATGCCCGTCCGCTGGCGCGAGACGATCGTCGCGCTCCACGACGGCGGCGCGAGCCGCTTCGTCGAGACCGGCCCCGGCAAGGTCCTCACCGGCCTCGTCCGCCGCACCGTCACCGACGTCGAGGCACTGACGGCAGAACAGCTGGAGGCGGCGAATGCCTGA
- a CDS encoding response regulator transcription factor gives MNGLPAGIDSERRLRVLVVDDHDVVHWGFRLLLGEQSWVERCVAARNATEALELTKRYRPHVALVDLFVGDESGADICESVRSTSPETRVLLISGAGRISPHAAKAAGASGFVSKDWGAHDVAMAVRMVGLGMTMFPPQADQPSTLLSEREQEVLTLIAGGSTNREIAEELYLSPHTVKEHTSALYRKLKARNRAEAVQRAQRIGLLG, from the coding sequence GTGAACGGACTGCCGGCAGGCATCGACTCCGAACGGCGGCTGCGGGTGCTCGTCGTCGACGACCACGACGTCGTCCACTGGGGCTTCCGGCTGCTGCTCGGCGAGCAGTCGTGGGTCGAGCGCTGCGTCGCGGCGAGAAACGCGACCGAGGCGCTGGAGCTGACCAAGCGCTACCGCCCGCACGTCGCGCTCGTCGACCTGTTCGTCGGCGACGAGTCGGGCGCCGACATCTGCGAGTCGGTCCGCTCGACCTCGCCCGAGACGCGCGTGCTGCTGATCTCCGGCGCGGGCAGGATCTCCCCGCACGCGGCGAAGGCCGCGGGCGCGTCGGGCTTCGTCTCCAAGGACTGGGGCGCGCACGACGTCGCGATGGCGGTGCGGATGGTCGGGCTCGGCATGACGATGTTCCCGCCGCAGGCCGACCAGCCGTCGACGCTGCTGTCCGAGCGCGAGCAGGAGGTCCTGACGCTGATCGCGGGCGGCTCGACCAACCGCGAGATCGCCGAGGAGCTGTACCTCTCGCCGCACACGGTCAAGGAGCACACGAGCGCGCTCTACCGCAAGTTGAAGGCGCGCAACCGCGCCGAAGCGGTGCAGCGCGCGCAGCGCATCGGCCTGCTGGGCTAG